The Geobacter sp. AOG2 genome includes a window with the following:
- the nspC gene encoding carboxynorspermidine decarboxylase gives MTGIDIDKILELAPSPAYVVDLGRLRHNLAILDEVQKRSGAKILMAMKAFSMWSVFPIIRETLHGVCASSPWEARLGREEFGREVHSFAAAFKLSDVAELLPISNHLVFNSFNQLERFRPLWEKERGRVSIGLRVNPEHSEGHTPIYDPCAPTSRLGIPRAEFEGRSLEGVEGLHFHTLCEQLFEPLERTARAFEEKFGEFLPRMKWLNLGGGHHITREGYDIDGLVELVTYFREKYGLDVYLEPGEAIAIGTGVLVGEVLDVVHNQMDIAILDVSATCHMPDILEMPYRPDIEGGFDPGEKAHTYRLGGPSCLAGDIIGDWSFDRPLKTGDRLAFLDMAHYTMVKTTTFNGIQHPAICTFEPQTGQLKVVRSFDYADFKSRLS, from the coding sequence GTGACCGGTATCGACATCGACAAAATCCTTGAACTCGCCCCCTCCCCGGCCTATGTGGTGGACCTGGGCAGGCTGCGCCACAACCTGGCCATTCTGGACGAGGTGCAGAAGCGCAGCGGGGCCAAGATCCTCATGGCGATGAAGGCCTTCTCCATGTGGAGCGTGTTCCCCATCATCCGTGAAACCCTGCATGGCGTCTGCGCCAGTTCCCCCTGGGAGGCGCGCCTGGGGCGGGAGGAGTTCGGACGCGAGGTGCACAGCTTCGCCGCGGCCTTTAAGTTGAGCGACGTTGCGGAACTGCTGCCCATCTCCAACCATCTGGTCTTCAATTCTTTCAACCAGTTGGAGCGCTTCCGGCCCCTGTGGGAGAAGGAACGGGGACGGGTTTCCATCGGCCTGCGGGTCAATCCCGAACACTCCGAGGGACACACCCCCATCTACGACCCCTGTGCACCGACGTCGCGGTTGGGCATCCCGCGGGCGGAATTCGAGGGGCGGTCCCTGGAAGGGGTGGAGGGGCTGCACTTCCATACCCTCTGCGAGCAGTTGTTCGAACCGCTGGAGCGGACGGCACGGGCGTTCGAGGAAAAGTTCGGTGAGTTCCTGCCCCGCATGAAGTGGCTCAACCTGGGGGGCGGCCACCACATCACCCGCGAAGGGTACGACATCGACGGCCTGGTGGAACTGGTGACGTATTTCCGCGAGAAGTACGGCCTGGATGTCTATCTGGAGCCGGGCGAGGCCATCGCCATCGGCACCGGCGTCCTGGTGGGCGAGGTTCTGGACGTGGTGCACAACCAGATGGACATTGCCATCCTGGACGTCTCGGCCACCTGCCACATGCCGGACATCCTGGAGATGCCCTACCGTCCCGATATCGAGGGCGGCTTCGATCCCGGTGAAAAGGCCCACACCTACCGTCTGGGCGGTCCGTCCTGCCTGGCGGGGGACATCATCGGCGACTGGTCCTTCGACCGGCCGCTGAAGACGGGCGACCGGTTGGCCTTTTTGGACATGGCCCACTACACCATGGTCAAGACCACCACCTTCAACGGTATCCAGCACCCGGCCATCTGCACCTTTGAGCCGCAGACCGGCCAACTGAAGGTCGTGCGGAGCTTCGACTACGCGGATTTCAAGTCGCGGCTATCATAA
- a CDS encoding saccharopine dehydrogenase family protein, translated as MSKVLIIGAGGVGQVVTHKCAQRRDIFSEITLASRTKSKCDAIAAQIATPVATAQVDADNVPELVALIKKEQPKLVINVALPYQDLHIMDACLETGVDYLDTANYEPLDTAKFEYSWQWAYQERFKQAGIMALLGSGFDPGVTNVYTALAAKKYLDEVLEIDIIDANAGSHGQPFATNFNPEINIREVTATCRHWENGRFMETPPLSTKRVFDFPDGIGPMNIYRLYHEEMESLVKHIPTIKKAQFWMTFSDNYLKHLEVLQNVGMTRIDEVEYNGQKIVPIQFLKALLPDPGSLGPLTKGKTCIGVIARGLKDGKRKQVYIYNICDHEACYKEVQSQAISYTTGVPAVVGAIMMLTGKWHSPGVWNMEQFDPELFLDVLGPMGLPTVVVDGGDWPEL; from the coding sequence ATGAGCAAAGTCCTCATCATCGGCGCCGGCGGCGTCGGCCAGGTTGTGACCCACAAATGCGCCCAGCGTCGGGACATCTTCAGCGAGATCACCCTGGCCTCCCGCACCAAGTCCAAATGCGACGCCATTGCGGCCCAGATAGCGACGCCGGTGGCCACCGCCCAAGTAGACGCCGACAACGTGCCCGAACTGGTCGCGTTGATCAAAAAGGAACAGCCGAAACTGGTAATCAACGTTGCCCTGCCTTACCAGGACCTGCACATCATGGATGCCTGCCTGGAGACCGGCGTGGATTACCTGGACACCGCCAACTACGAACCGCTGGACACCGCCAAATTCGAATACTCCTGGCAGTGGGCCTACCAGGAGCGGTTCAAGCAGGCCGGGATCATGGCGCTTTTGGGCTCCGGCTTCGATCCGGGCGTGACCAACGTCTACACCGCCCTGGCGGCCAAAAAATATCTGGACGAGGTCCTGGAGATCGACATCATCGACGCCAACGCCGGGTCCCACGGCCAGCCCTTCGCCACCAACTTCAACCCGGAGATCAACATCCGCGAGGTGACCGCCACCTGCCGCCACTGGGAAAACGGCCGCTTCATGGAGACGCCGCCGCTCTCCACCAAGCGGGTCTTCGACTTTCCCGACGGCATCGGCCCCATGAACATCTATCGTCTCTATCACGAGGAGATGGAGTCCCTGGTCAAGCATATCCCCACCATCAAAAAGGCCCAGTTCTGGATGACCTTCTCGGACAACTACCTGAAGCATCTGGAGGTGCTGCAGAATGTAGGGATGACCCGCATCGACGAGGTTGAGTACAACGGCCAGAAGATCGTGCCGATCCAGTTCTTGAAGGCGCTCCTGCCCGACCCCGGTTCCCTGGGTCCCTTGACCAAGGGCAAAACCTGCATCGGCGTCATCGCCCGGGGCCTCAAGGACGGCAAACGCAAACAGGTCTATATCTACAACATCTGCGACCACGAGGCCTGCTACAAGGAAGTGCAATCCCAGGCCATCAGCTACACCACCGGCGTGCCGGCCGTGGTGGGCGCCATCATGATGCTCACCGGCAAATGGCACAGCCCCGGCGTCTGGAACATGGAGCAGTTCGACCCGGAGTTGTTCCTTGATGTGTTGGGACCCATGGGACTGCCGACGGTGGTCGTGGACGGGGGAGATTGGCCGGAACTGTGA
- the speA gene encoding arginine decarboxylase, with amino-acid sequence MERWSINESVKLYNMDNWGADLFSVNKKGNICVHPSSSSKQSIDLRALVDDLIKRKIKPPILLRFMDVLQGRIASINRVFKSAIQENDYPAKYQTFFPIKVNQQRQVVEAIANFGKRYNIGLEVGSKPELVAGISISTGNGLPILCNGYKDTEYIETVLYATKIGYDITLTVEKLFELEKIIELSKKTGIQPKLGIRVKLSSKGTGKWATSGGEDAKFGLRMSEIIAAIRMLEENGLLGCVKLLHFHIGSQITKIDKIKTALIEGTRIYTEMRKLGVGIDFLDIGGGLGVDYDGSKSSYFSSVNYTVEEYANDVIYQIKNICDEAGVECPNIISESGRATVAHYSVLVTNVLNTNTQNLMPDFEEILAQAENLAPTVKKLMDIYKSIDRYSLREDYHDTLQLINEAVSLFNLGYLTLNDRAIAEWLYSKIIKKINSIVEKIKPIPEELQNFQLALRQTYFANFSLFQSIPDSWAIDQLFPIMPLQRLNQKPDVMASIADITCDSDGEITSFVGENGRTKFLPLHRIRKEEDYFIGFFLIGAYQEILGDMHNLFGDTNAVHITFNKKTGYMIDTVINGDACWESLKYVQYKGPEILKHVRDNLEKSVALRKISIEESSHFIELLDRTLLGYTYLGE; translated from the coding sequence ATGGAACGCTGGTCAATTAACGAGTCCGTAAAACTCTACAATATGGACAACTGGGGCGCCGACCTGTTCTCCGTCAACAAGAAGGGGAACATCTGCGTCCACCCATCCTCCAGTTCCAAGCAATCCATCGACCTGCGCGCCCTGGTCGACGACCTGATCAAGCGCAAGATCAAGCCCCCGATCCTGCTGCGCTTCATGGACGTGCTCCAGGGGCGGATCGCCAGCATCAACCGCGTGTTCAAGAGCGCCATCCAGGAAAACGACTATCCGGCCAAGTACCAGACCTTCTTCCCCATCAAGGTCAACCAGCAACGCCAGGTGGTCGAGGCTATCGCCAACTTCGGCAAACGCTACAACATCGGCCTGGAAGTGGGCTCGAAGCCGGAGTTGGTCGCCGGCATCTCCATCTCCACCGGCAACGGCCTGCCGATCCTCTGCAACGGCTACAAGGATACCGAATATATAGAGACCGTACTCTACGCCACCAAGATCGGCTACGACATCACCCTGACGGTGGAAAAGCTGTTCGAGTTGGAAAAGATCATTGAGCTGTCGAAAAAAACCGGCATCCAGCCCAAACTCGGCATCCGGGTGAAGCTCTCCTCCAAGGGGACCGGCAAATGGGCCACCTCCGGCGGCGAGGACGCCAAGTTCGGCCTGCGCATGTCCGAGATCATCGCCGCCATCCGCATGCTGGAGGAAAACGGGCTGCTCGGCTGCGTCAAGCTGCTCCATTTCCACATCGGCAGCCAGATCACCAAGATCGACAAGATCAAGACCGCCCTGATCGAGGGGACCCGCATCTACACCGAGATGCGCAAACTGGGAGTCGGCATCGACTTCCTCGACATCGGCGGCGGCCTGGGGGTCGACTACGACGGCTCCAAGTCCAGCTACTTCTCCAGCGTCAACTACACCGTGGAGGAGTACGCCAACGACGTCATCTACCAGATCAAGAACATCTGCGACGAGGCCGGGGTCGAATGCCCCAACATCATCTCCGAGTCGGGCCGCGCCACGGTTGCCCACTATTCGGTGCTGGTCACCAACGTTCTCAATACCAACACCCAGAACCTGATGCCCGATTTCGAGGAGATCCTGGCCCAGGCCGAAAACCTGGCTCCCACGGTCAAGAAACTCATGGACATCTACAAGAGCATCGACCGCTACTCCCTGCGCGAGGACTACCACGACACCCTGCAACTGATCAACGAGGCGGTCAGCCTGTTCAACCTGGGCTACCTGACGCTCAACGATCGCGCCATCGCCGAGTGGCTCTACTCCAAGATCATCAAAAAGATCAACAGCATCGTCGAGAAGATCAAGCCGATCCCCGAGGAGTTGCAGAACTTCCAGCTGGCCCTGCGCCAGACCTATTTCGCCAATTTTTCCCTGTTCCAGTCGATCCCGGACTCCTGGGCCATCGATCAGCTCTTCCCCATCATGCCGCTGCAACGGCTCAACCAGAAACCGGACGTCATGGCCTCCATCGCCGATATCACCTGCGACTCGGACGGCGAGATCACCAGTTTCGTCGGCGAGAACGGCAGAACCAAGTTCCTCCCGCTCCACCGCATCCGCAAGGAAGAGGACTACTTCATCGGCTTCTTCCTCATCGGCGCCTACCAGGAGATCCTGGGGGACATGCACAACCTGTTCGGCGACACCAATGCCGTGCACATCACCTTCAACAAGAAAACCGGCTACATGATCGACACCGTGATCAACGGCGATGCCTGCTGGGAGAGTTTGAAGTACGTCCAGTACAAGGGGCCGGAGATCCTCAAGCATGTCAGGGACAATCTGGAGAAGAGCGTCGCCCTGCGGAAGATCTCCATCGAGGAGAGCAGCCACTTCATCGAACTTCTGGACCGGACGCTTTTGGGCTATACCTATCTGGGCGAATAA
- a CDS encoding Hsp20/alpha crystallin family protein — protein sequence MPRFSRRQPFQQELFGRHLGEIRDLLDALELRDVFGEGENHPPVDMYETCDEIVLEFDLPGFRVEDISLTQHGTTLVLEAQRPCEQADDGARYVCLERSYGRFHHALHIPGCIDTCAIRAEYRNGVLRVRYPKSGDRQVTIKEIRD from the coding sequence ATGCCGCGCTTTTCCCGCAGGCAACCGTTCCAGCAGGAACTCTTCGGTCGGCATCTCGGTGAGATTCGCGATCTGCTGGATGCCCTTGAACTTCGCGATGTCTTTGGCGAGGGTGAGAATCATCCGCCGGTGGATATGTACGAGACCTGCGACGAGATTGTCCTGGAATTCGATCTGCCCGGTTTCCGCGTCGAGGACATCAGTCTGACGCAGCATGGCACGACCCTGGTGCTTGAGGCGCAGCGCCCTTGCGAGCAGGCCGACGACGGCGCCCGCTATGTCTGCCTCGAACGGAGTTACGGCCGTTTCCATCATGCGCTTCATATTCCCGGCTGTATTGATACATGCGCCATCAGGGCCGAATACCGCAACGGTGTTCTGCGGGTGAGATACCCCAAGTCCGGCGACCGGCAGGTAACGATAAAGGAGATACGAGATTGA
- the lon gene encoding endopeptidase La → MEKTDSEDLKIPEVLPLLPVRDVVVYPFMIIPLFVGREMSVKAVDSALAGDRMILLATQHEIGEEDPTPDKIYEVGTVAMIMRMLKLPDGRVKILVQGLSKARITEYVTEKPFHTVRVEKMVDAPLQDISLETEALVRTVREQLTKVIELGKQVSPEVMVILENIQDPGSMADLIASNLGLKVADAQQLLEMSNPILRLTKVNDFLNREVELLSVQAKIQSAAREEMGKNQREYYLREQMRAIQQELGDGEGKEEIAEIKKAIETAKMPEAAQKEALKQLSRLENMHPDAGEAGIIRSYLDWLVELPWSKSSRDSLDIVRAKEILDDDHYYLDKIKERILEFLAVRKLKKKMKGPILCFVGPPGVGKTSLGKSIARAMNRKFVRISLGGVRDEAEIRGHRRTYIGALPGRIIQGMKQAGTNNPVFMLDELDKLGYDYKGDPSSALLEVLDPEQNHSFSDHYINMPFNLSNVMFIATANQIDPVPSALRDRMEVINLAGYTEEEKLEIARRYLVPRQMKENGLKAKHISFDDDAISEIISKYTREAGLRNLERQIGTVCRKVARKVAEGSSRAIKVGAKNLHSFLGAPKYLREEDLDKNEVGVVNGLAWTPVGGEILHIEATLMKGKSALTLTGQLGDVMKESVQAAHSYIRAHADNLRINPEFFQEHEIHVHVPAGAIPKDGPSAGIAMTTALVSVLTRIPVKKDVAMTGEVTLRGKVLPIGGLKEKILAAVRARMRMVIIPEQNKKDLEDIPAEILKKVKIVPVHEVGEVLKLALEKFPPPAPSTPKEPAKKSRTGEATPKVLMRPRKEISAGARG, encoded by the coding sequence ATGGAAAAAACTGATTCGGAGGACCTGAAGATCCCCGAGGTGCTGCCGCTTTTGCCGGTGCGCGATGTGGTGGTCTATCCCTTCATGATTATCCCGCTCTTCGTGGGGCGCGAGATGTCGGTCAAGGCCGTCGACAGCGCCCTGGCCGGAGACCGCATGATCCTCCTGGCCACCCAGCACGAGATCGGCGAGGAAGACCCCACGCCGGACAAGATCTATGAGGTCGGTACGGTCGCCATGATCATGCGCATGCTCAAACTGCCGGACGGCAGGGTGAAGATCCTCGTCCAGGGGTTGAGCAAGGCCCGCATCACCGAGTATGTTACGGAGAAGCCGTTTCACACGGTACGGGTCGAGAAGATGGTCGATGCCCCCCTCCAGGACATCTCCCTGGAGACGGAGGCGTTGGTGCGCACCGTGCGCGAGCAGTTGACCAAGGTCATCGAGCTGGGCAAGCAGGTCTCCCCCGAGGTTATGGTGATTCTGGAGAATATCCAGGACCCCGGCAGCATGGCCGACCTGATCGCCAGCAACCTGGGATTGAAGGTGGCCGATGCCCAACAACTGCTGGAGATGAGCAACCCGATCCTGCGTCTGACCAAGGTCAACGACTTCCTGAACCGCGAGGTGGAACTGCTCAGCGTACAGGCGAAGATCCAGAGCGCCGCCCGCGAGGAGATGGGCAAGAACCAGCGGGAATACTATCTGCGGGAGCAGATGCGCGCCATTCAGCAGGAGTTGGGGGATGGTGAAGGCAAGGAGGAGATCGCCGAGATCAAAAAGGCCATCGAGACCGCCAAGATGCCCGAAGCGGCCCAGAAGGAAGCCCTCAAGCAACTGAGCCGCCTGGAGAACATGCATCCGGACGCCGGTGAGGCGGGCATCATCCGCAGCTATCTGGACTGGCTGGTGGAACTCCCCTGGAGCAAGTCCAGCCGGGACAGCCTGGACATCGTCCGCGCCAAGGAGATCCTGGACGACGACCACTACTACCTGGACAAGATCAAGGAGCGCATCCTGGAGTTCCTGGCGGTGCGCAAGCTGAAGAAGAAGATGAAGGGGCCGATCCTGTGCTTCGTGGGCCCTCCGGGGGTCGGCAAGACCTCCCTGGGCAAATCCATCGCCCGGGCCATGAACCGCAAGTTCGTGCGCATATCCCTGGGCGGAGTGCGGGATGAGGCCGAGATCCGCGGCCACCGCCGGACCTACATCGGCGCCCTGCCGGGGCGCATCATCCAGGGGATGAAACAGGCGGGCACCAATAACCCGGTATTCATGCTGGACGAGTTGGACAAGTTGGGCTACGACTACAAGGGCGACCCGTCGTCGGCGCTGCTGGAGGTCTTGGACCCGGAGCAGAACCACTCGTTCTCCGACCACTACATCAATATGCCGTTCAACCTCTCCAACGTCATGTTCATCGCCACGGCCAACCAGATCGACCCGGTGCCGTCGGCCCTGCGCGACCGCATGGAGGTCATCAACCTGGCCGGGTACACCGAGGAGGAGAAGCTGGAGATCGCCCGCCGCTACCTGGTGCCGCGCCAGATGAAGGAAAACGGCCTCAAGGCGAAGCATATCAGCTTCGATGACGACGCCATCAGCGAGATCATCTCCAAGTACACCCGTGAGGCCGGCTTGCGCAACCTGGAGCGGCAGATCGGCACGGTGTGCCGCAAGGTGGCGCGCAAAGTGGCCGAAGGAAGCTCGCGAGCCATCAAGGTCGGGGCCAAGAACCTGCACTCCTTCCTGGGCGCGCCCAAGTATCTGAGGGAAGAGGACCTGGACAAGAACGAGGTCGGCGTGGTCAACGGTTTGGCCTGGACGCCGGTGGGGGGCGAGATCCTGCATATCGAGGCCACCCTGATGAAGGGCAAGAGCGCCCTGACCCTGACCGGGCAGTTGGGGGACGTGATGAAGGAGTCGGTCCAGGCGGCTCACTCCTATATCCGCGCCCATGCAGACAACCTGCGCATCAACCCGGAGTTTTTTCAGGAGCACGAGATCCACGTCCATGTTCCGGCCGGCGCCATCCCCAAGGACGGCCCGTCGGCGGGCATCGCCATGACCACGGCGCTGGTGTCGGTCCTGACGCGCATCCCGGTCAAAAAGGACGTGGCCATGACCGGAGAGGTCACCTTGCGGGGCAAGGTGCTTCCCATCGGCGGGCTCAAGGAAAAGATCCTGGCGGCGGTGCGCGCGCGGATGCGCATGGTCATCATCCCTGAACAGAACAAGAAGGATCTGGAGGATATCCCGGCCGAGATCCTCAAGAAGGTAAAGATCGTCCCGGTGCATGAGGTGGGCGAGGTCCTGAAGCTGGCCCTGGAGAAGTTTCCGCCGCCTGCGCCGTCAACCCCCAAGGAGCCTGCGAAAAAGTCGCGCACCGGCGAAGCCACCCCCAAGGTGCTGATGCGGCCCCGTAAGGAAATTTCGGCCGGGGCCCGGGGGTGA
- the thiL gene encoding thiamine-phosphate kinase produces MKIGELGEFGLISRIASGVTDGRGVITGIGDDAAVTALSPGMQLLTSTDMLVEDVHFRRLWHDPYRLGRKSLAVSISDIAAMGGIPRWALLSLAVPPDTPLEFLDAFSRGFLAMAAEHGVALIGGDTCSSRAGLTISVTIMGEQEPGMIVRRSGARPDDDIWVTGTLGDAALGLELLEKGETASPLTAEDKECLLSRLLDPSPRAAVGRALAEAGLVSAMIDISDGLLADFGHIAEQSACGGTIRLDTLPLSPAFRTVLLSHPTPRHDLALAGGEDYELAFTAPAANREKIAQLMKKSGIDARPVGIVTALPEVRAVSTDGGSYAPHNKGFNHFT; encoded by the coding sequence GTGAAGATCGGAGAGTTGGGCGAATTCGGCCTGATCTCCCGTATCGCTTCCGGCGTGACCGACGGTAGAGGCGTCATCACCGGTATCGGTGATGACGCCGCCGTAACCGCCCTTTCCCCCGGCATGCAGTTGTTGACCTCAACCGACATGCTGGTGGAGGATGTGCACTTTCGCCGCCTGTGGCACGACCCCTATCGCCTGGGGCGCAAATCCCTGGCGGTCAGCATCTCCGATATCGCCGCCATGGGGGGCATCCCCCGCTGGGCGCTCCTTTCCCTTGCCGTTCCTCCCGATACCCCACTGGAATTTCTGGACGCATTCAGCCGCGGTTTTCTGGCCATGGCCGCGGAACACGGCGTGGCGCTGATCGGTGGCGATACCTGTTCCTCCCGCGCCGGGCTGACCATCTCCGTCACCATCATGGGAGAACAGGAACCGGGAATGATCGTGCGCCGTTCCGGCGCGCGTCCCGATGACGACATCTGGGTGACCGGAACCCTGGGAGACGCCGCCCTGGGGCTGGAATTGCTGGAGAAAGGGGAAACGGCCTCCCCCTTGACGGCGGAGGATAAGGAATGCCTCCTCTCCCGCCTGCTCGATCCGTCCCCGCGGGCTGCCGTCGGCCGGGCATTGGCGGAGGCAGGGCTGGTGTCGGCCATGATCGACATCAGCGACGGACTCTTGGCCGATTTCGGCCATATTGCCGAGCAATCCGCGTGCGGCGGCACGATTCGCCTCGACACCCTCCCGCTTTCGCCGGCCTTTCGCACCGTCCTCCTCTCCCATCCCACCCCCCGGCATGATCTGGCCCTGGCCGGCGGCGAAGACTACGAACTGGCCTTTACCGCCCCCGCAGCCAATCGGGAAAAAATTGCCCAACTTATGAAAAAAAGTGGCATTGATGCTCGGCCTGTTGGTATAGTAACAGCCTTGCCCGAGGTAAGGGCCGTTTCGACCGACGGCGGCAGCTATGCCCCGCACAACAAGGGATTCAATCATTTTACATAA
- the tkt gene encoding transketolase encodes MQQAVIPADKARLCADAIRFLAVDAVEKANSGHPGLPMGAADYAFALWGNYLSFNPEDPRWPNRDRFILSAGHGSMLLYSLLHLFGYDLPLEELKNFRQWGSKTPGHPEYGHTVGVEVTTGPLGQGFANGVGMAIASRMAAERFNTADFSPIDHTIYALVGDGDLQEGISYEAAALAGHLKLGNMVYLYDDNGITIEGKTNLAWSEDVAGRFTACGWHVQKIDGHDYTQIMAAIAAAKAETGRPSIIIATTHIAFGSPGKQDSSGAHGSPLGKDEIAATRANLGWHYGPFEVPEEVRAICRERVEALKRRYTSWQRGFSAWHAANPEKAKLWDEMWNKRIPATLAEELIAAVDGKDGATRALSGTVLQKAAALIPALVGGSADLSPSNNSDIKGAASVQADAFAGRNLHFGVREHAMGAVVNGMALYGCFIPYGATFLVFSDYCRPSIRLSALMNLQAIYIFTHDSFFVGEDGPTHQPIEHVGSLRMIPGLQVIRPADGLETALAWQAALQHGNGPTVLVLTRQKLPVIARPASFTAADALKGGYVAVSPAGKPDVVVMASGSEVHVAAEAANLLAARGIAARIVSVPNLGEFLAQPAAYRDEVLPAGVPRVAFEAGRGESWGKLLGCDGLFIGIEHFGASAPDKVLAEQFGFTAPQVAEKIAAFLKK; translated from the coding sequence ATGCAGCAGGCAGTTATTCCAGCAGACAAGGCCCGGCTCTGTGCCGACGCCATCCGTTTTCTCGCCGTCGACGCGGTTGAAAAGGCCAATTCCGGCCACCCCGGATTGCCCATGGGGGCCGCGGACTACGCCTTCGCGCTGTGGGGCAATTACCTCTCCTTCAACCCCGAAGACCCCCGCTGGCCCAACCGCGACCGTTTCATCCTCTCGGCCGGCCACGGTTCGATGCTGCTCTATTCGCTTCTGCACCTGTTCGGCTATGACCTGCCGCTGGAGGAGTTGAAAAACTTCCGCCAGTGGGGCAGCAAAACCCCCGGCCACCCCGAGTACGGCCATACCGTCGGGGTCGAGGTAACCACCGGGCCGTTGGGGCAGGGCTTCGCCAATGGCGTCGGCATGGCCATCGCCAGCCGCATGGCGGCGGAACGTTTCAACACCGCCGACTTCAGCCCCATCGATCATACCATCTATGCCCTGGTGGGCGACGGCGACCTGCAGGAGGGAATCAGCTACGAAGCCGCTGCGCTGGCCGGACACCTCAAGCTGGGCAACATGGTGTACCTCTACGACGACAACGGCATCACCATCGAAGGCAAGACCAATCTGGCCTGGTCCGAGGATGTGGCCGGACGTTTTACCGCCTGCGGCTGGCATGTTCAAAAGATCGACGGTCACGACTACACGCAGATCATGGCCGCCATCGCCGCTGCCAAGGCCGAGACCGGCCGCCCGTCGATCATCATCGCCACCACGCACATCGCTTTCGGCAGTCCCGGCAAGCAGGATTCCTCCGGGGCTCACGGCTCGCCTCTGGGCAAGGACGAAATCGCCGCCACGCGGGCCAATCTGGGATGGCACTATGGCCCCTTCGAGGTGCCGGAAGAGGTCCGTGCCATCTGCCGCGAACGGGTCGAGGCGCTCAAGCGGCGTTACACCTCCTGGCAGCGCGGCTTCTCCGCCTGGCATGCCGCCAACCCCGAAAAGGCCAAGCTGTGGGACGAGATGTGGAACAAGAGGATTCCGGCCACCCTGGCCGAAGAACTGATCGCCGCGGTGGACGGCAAGGACGGCGCCACCCGCGCCCTTTCCGGCACGGTCCTCCAGAAGGCGGCCGCCCTCATTCCGGCCCTGGTGGGCGGATCGGCCGACCTGTCGCCTTCCAACAACAGCGATATCAAGGGAGCCGCATCCGTACAGGCGGACGCGTTCGCCGGCCGCAACCTGCATTTCGGCGTCCGCGAACACGCCATGGGAGCGGTGGTGAACGGCATGGCCCTGTACGGCTGCTTTATCCCCTACGGCGCCACGTTCCTGGTCTTTTCCGACTACTGCCGTCCGTCCATCCGTCTCTCCGCCCTGATGAACCTGCAGGCGATCTATATCTTTACCCACGACTCCTTTTTTGTCGGCGAGGACGGCCCCACCCACCAGCCGATCGAGCATGTGGGCTCCCTCCGCATGATTCCGGGCCTCCAGGTAATCCGCCCGGCCGACGGCCTGGAAACGGCGCTGGCCTGGCAAGCGGCCCTGCAGCACGGCAACGGGCCGACAGTCCTGGTCCTTACCCGCCAGAAACTTCCGGTCATCGCCCGTCCCGCCTCCTTTACCGCCGCCGATGCGCTCAAGGGCGGGTATGTCGCCGTTTCTCCGGCCGGAAAGCCCGACGTGGTCGTCATGGCCAGCGGCTCCGAGGTGCATGTGGCGGCTGAGGCGGCAAACCTCCTGGCGGCACGGGGCATCGCAGCCCGCATCGTCTCCGTGCCCAACCTGGGAGAGTTCCTGGCCCAACCGGCGGCCTACCGCGACGAGGTGCTCCCGGCCGGCGTTCCCCGCGTGGCCTTTGAAGCAGGCCGCGGCGAATCCTGGGGCAAGCTCCTGGGATGCGACGGCCTGTTCATCGGCATCGAGCACTTCGGCGCCTCGGCGCCGGACAAGGTGCTGGCGGAACAGTTCGGGTTCACCGCACCCCAGGTGGCGGAGAAGATCGCCGCGTTTTTGAAGAAATAG
- a CDS encoding Crp/Fnr family transcriptional regulator, with the protein MELIELLKKSLLFSGLNDDDLAELAGITVRRTFRKGESLFSEGDEATGFYLLVSGSIKLCRVSHDGREKVLHFVQPRETFAEAAFFGDGRYPAEARALAAGEALFLPKEGFLGLMAGNPNFALNLVVSLSLMLRQFARQIEELSFADVTSRLASYLVRRSAEKSSSYGGITYVDLGVRKGELASRLGTASETISRTLRKLKDEGIIEVQGSQVVILQMEKLQKLSERHE; encoded by the coding sequence ATGGAACTGATCGAGCTGCTCAAAAAATCCCTGCTCTTTTCCGGCCTGAACGACGACGATCTGGCCGAGCTGGCCGGTATTACGGTGCGCCGCACGTTCCGGAAGGGCGAGTCCCTCTTCAGCGAGGGCGACGAAGCCACCGGTTTTTACCTGCTGGTATCCGGCAGCATCAAGCTCTGTCGCGTCTCCCATGATGGCCGGGAAAAGGTGCTGCATTTCGTCCAGCCGCGCGAGACCTTTGCCGAGGCGGCCTTTTTCGGCGACGGCCGCTATCCGGCCGAGGCCCGCGCCCTGGCGGCCGGTGAGGCGCTCTTTCTTCCCAAGGAGGGTTTTCTGGGGCTGATGGCCGGAAATCCCAACTTCGCCCTCAATCTGGTGGTCTCCCTGTCCCTCATGCTGCGGCAGTTCGCCCGCCAGATCGAGGAACTCTCCTTTGCCGACGTCACCTCGCGTCTGGCCTCCTACCTGGTTCGGCGATCCGCCGAAAAGTCGTCCAGTTACGGCGGCATCACCTACGTCGACCTGGGGGTCAGAAAGGGTGAGCTCGCCTCCCGGCTCGGCACCGCCAGCGAGACCATCTCCCGCACCCTGCGCAAGCTGAAGGACGAGGGGATCATCGAGGTGCAGGGCAGTCAGGTGGTGATCCTCCAGATGGAAAAGCTGCAAAAGCTGTCCGAGCGGCACGAATAG